The genomic window aaattaattataaaagggtttaatctttataaaaatgtttacatttttcaactcaatttaagtaaaaatcaaataaatatatacgTGAAGTCAAAAACTTTTTTTAGGagctgaaattaaattgtaatttttatgatagtaaaaatataaattttaaaggattaaattaaaattttattatttttagtgagatcaaagtataattttacatttactaatttaaaattttaaaaattttataaactaaaatAGATCTATTTTAGGAGGGCCGAGGCCCCTGCCAGCCTCCTAAATTCGCCCATGAATGAATATTAAtgaatttagaataaaatattacttaaaaataaaaatataatttaagactTAATACACGACATTTCGGAAGCACTTATATGaaaattaacttttatttaatcattttaaaagatTTGGCTTctattaaaatgtttattttaaaaaatttgatttttatacaaATAATCGTAAAAAAATGGTGCGAAATATGACATCTATCTAATTTTAAtcaaagtaataaaaaaacagaatttttagatttaaatctataaatatattatttcatttagaGCAGGGGCTGAGCTGTCCGTGAGCCTAGTTGATCTGGATTCCGGACTCATACAATgtgttaatataataatattcatTTTATAGCTTGGACTTAGCCCAGGTCGATTTACGGGCAGAAATCTTGGACCAAATAAAATTAGAAGAATTTGAGCTAGGCTTACCGGCCCATATGTTTAACTCACACTATATTCTATACCTAAAGCTTAAAAAAACACTATCAACCCTTTTCCTAAGCACCTAATATATGAACTGAAACGTTCCTAGAACTGATCACAATCGGAAAAGTTTTATAATATTAGCTGCACTTGAATAAGATTAATTTCAAactataaaatagataaaattattaaaagttgcCGCTGATCGAACAAGTTTTTAACTGGACATCTTCAATGGGCAGTCTATCCTTAGGGAAGGGACAATCAATTTCCTTTCGAGGCAACAAGTTACATGGTTCAGGGCTCACACGATTGGCAACTCCTTGAACATCACTGCAGTTCCATTGCACCCCCTTTGGCTTTGCAGCCAATTTGATATTGACATTGGAAATGCAAATATCCGTGAATGGATGCTTTCCGATTCCATCCAGTTGTGCCGATTGGGTGACGTTATCGGCCACAATGTCTCTATAATTGATCCCTTTGATCACAGGGAACGCGTTTTGGTCGAACTCCGCATCCGGATGCGAGCCGTAGTCACCCGTCATCCAAAACACATACTTCATCGTATTCAACGTCATGTTCCTAACGTAAACGTCTTTGACGTAAGCTCCTCTTCCCACCCCAGTTTTGATCCTCACACCAGATTCTGTATTGATCGCCGTTACGTCCTCGACTCTTACATCTTCAATCCCGCCAGACATCTCGCTCCCGAGAGCAATGGTGGCACTGCTCGGGGAAATGCAAGCGAACCTTCTGATCACTAGTTGTTTGGTCGGCATGTTGAATTTGATCCCATATTCATCCCAGCCACTTTTAACAGCGATGCAATCGTCTCCAGAGACGACGAAACTGTCTTCGATTCGCGTATTCGTGCACGAATCTGAAACAAAAAACATACACCGTCAAAACATCATATCAACTATGACAGACATGTTGTACCTGCGaatccaaaaacaaaacaaaccTGGGTCTATTCCATCAGTGTTGGGAGAATCAACCGGTGCAAAAACCGTTAAGTGTTGGATTATTATATCACTGCTGTATATGGGATGAACGTTCCATGATGGGGAGTTAACCAACGTTAGATTCGATATCTGGACATGTTTCGAGTACATGATCTCGATCATGTAAGGTCTGGTTACAGTCATTTTATTGTCCCTGAACAATTTCCACCAATATGAACCTTGGCCATCGATGGTGCCGTTGTTACCTTGTGTAACAAGCCATATAATTAATCCCCCCACTTGATTAAAAGCTTGAGAAGCTAAATGTGTTTTTGGGTTACCTGTAATGACAACATCAGTGAGGTTGGTGCCAAAAATAAGGCTGCTGAGCCTTCCACTAGGGGCATCCCTTCCCCTACCGTATGAAGGCAAAAGCGCAACAGGCGGCCACTCCGATTCATCCTGTTTGTTATTTTCAAAGATTAGTTTAAGCAAGCATCAAGCAGGATTAATGATTATCACCATCACATTGCTTTTAAACAAGATCAAACTAGATTATGTATCTCCTTCAAAGTTATTCAATTTCTTATCAAGAAAAAGTGAAGGTGATAATGTTTTATCATGCTATGTTGGttaatatacaaataatttttttatatatttattaaattaaataaaacttttttttattcacaaagcgcctttaaaaaaatatcatcttACATAGGTTTTTTtgttattcaaaaataaaacattatataaaattaaaaattaatcaaaaaataaatgataaaattgggtttgattcaaatatttacAGTTTTTAACATATGTATAGCAAATTCAACAAGATCAAACCAAATTTCTGGTCCTTGAAAATTTGGTAGTTTGTTGACCCACACACACTCTTTTGATGCCATGTTCGGTAGCAGTGGCCTAAAATGTTTTGACTAACGGAAGAGGCCGATAATTTTATGACCTAACTGAAATCAAAACCAGAAATTATAGAATTATAAAATCATCAAGAAGTAGATGGTATTTCTAAACCTGAAAGTGGCAAATTTCGCCAAAGCAAACAACTAAAAAAACTTAGTTTCACTAAATATCCTCAAATTTTAGCTCAGATTCTAAGTTAGtcttaaatttcaaaatgtttaattaaGTGCTAAAAGTACTAATCAAGTCTTACTGTCAACCTAAATATTAGCTTAGACATTAAATGATTATTTAAATTtgacataaaatatatttaaaacaaataCGCGTATACTTATTGTATTGAGTAATTAGatctaacaaattaaaaaaaatcaaatccaaactATCCTTACGTacaaatatgtttataatttgaattcacaaattttaaataCGAAGCTTACTTCAAATGGTTTAAAGTTTAGTAGCCACGCTTGCAATTAAATCAGCAAAGTATTGAGATGAGTGAGCGAGATATTCAAGGCTCAAAAATGGTACCTGAGATCCAAGAATAACAGCATCTTTATGTACAAAAAGCGTAAAATGGCTGGTCAGATTAAAGCTTCCTGTTAGCCATTTCCCTGGCGGCACAATAAGCTGTGCACCACCGTCCGGCGCCACTTGGCTTAGATTCATAATCGCAGCTTCGAACGCCTTCGTGTTAGATGTTTTACCATCGCCGATCCCGCCAAAATCAGTCAATACCGCGCTATGTTTGCGGCAATTCAGCGCCGGAAACGTGATGGTGCTCGTCGCAAGCCCCACTGCTCGAAATTCTGCTACATTCGGTCTCAGtaattccaataaaaatataGCCGAGATCAGTGTCTCAAACACCTAATCAAATCAACGAACAGGTTTCAGTTTCTTTGTCGCATTTTATCGATCACCATCAAAGTTGAATAATAGAACATCAATATTTTCAAGAAAGGAAAAAGATAAATTAAAGAAGTGCAAATTGCAAAGAAATACATTACCTGAGATTTTCTTGAAAACTCCATGTTGAGATGTGAGCTCTATTGTGAGAATCAATTTGTAACGTTCATTGGAATAAAAAGGACGAGGCCTACATTTGCGTGCCTAAGCGAATCTCTTTTAGGTAAATTTTACCGGTAGTCACTCAAGCATTAATATTTTCTTTCTCGCCTAatgatgaaaaattataaatggtCATCtaattatttgatttgttttttttggtcaccaaactatttgaattttttttgctcACCAGTCATTAAATTACAAATGAGAAAATAATTTGgtagcttttaaaattgacataataacaacATTAACCCTCAACAATTAAAAAATGTGTCAATTCAGTcttgatttcaaaaaaaattagccctcaatatttacatattgtataatttaagggttaattttgtagttttacttttatttgtaatattaagggttaattttaaaagaataaaaaaatatgaaaattatcatCCTGAATTTTTGGGTGtttcaatttttggtaaatttccGATCAAATTTAGTAGATAcattttttagctctttaggtgAAAGTGTCACAAATAAAAgcaaagttgaaaaaaaatagattacACAATGTGTAAGCATTGAGGGTTAAACTTTTAATATCAAAACTAAATTGACgcaatatataaatgttgagggttaaagttgctattatgctAATTTTGAAAGCTTCCATCTCATCTTCCCATTAGTTAACAATTTgtgaccaaaaaaaaatcaaatagtttgatgactattttgtaatttttcatagttgGATCAAAAAGGAAACATGCTAATAATTGGATGGCTATCTGTGAAGTTTACCCTTTTAGTTACTATTTTTTCAATGGACGGTAATTTTATGCTTACAtggtttaattcaattcaatggtGGATTCAAAAAATATGACTTAGGGGACAAGGACGAAgtcaaaaaaaaattggaggacaaaattaaattatatatttttatgatagtaaaaatataattttgatattttaatagcttatatctttataatttgtagaggattaaatcaaattttaatcattttgaggggtaaaagtacaattttatcattactaatttaaaattttataaattataaatgacctaaataaaaaaattctattttatggGGTTGCGGCCCCTGTCAGCCCCCTGAATCCGCCCCTGATTCAATTACTAGTCTTTTACTGCATGTACAGTAGTAGACTTAGTATATACTTTTTGATTGAATTGGTCCAAGTCTTTatgctttttgaattttaaaatttcagttttgaCGCAATTGACAATCATTAGTCCATTAATTGGTGAGTAATGAAATAATAAGCTGAcatgatatatataataaaatgtttgtcacatcaaattttagaaataataaaatttaaattaataaatttaatagttatcgtttagtataaattaaaaattaaaaatacaataactAAAAATGATAAATCTATAACTTTGATAAAGTAGAATTTAACCTTCTTTTTTATCTAAAATTGTATTGCtagtttttaatttgattttgcaTTTAATGTTAGGCCACTGAATAATATTCCGTCACCTCATTGGTGAAAAAAAAGAGTtgaagattaataaataaatatctctaaatttatttaaatgtaattaaaaaattaattataatgatTCAAAATTtcttataaatgtgatttttaaattttatttctcatatttttattataaaaaaatagtaacaaaGCATGTTTTATGTTTCCactattgaaaatttttattattatatttatcaaacatgttttaaaattttttaaaattcgaaaataaaaattattttttaaaatgaaaatataaatataaaatattttcaaaaatcaaacaaagctgatttcatttttttctaaagATTTTATACAACCTTCAAATTTTAGACCATTAATAGTTGTTGatattaaaagatgaaaaataaatatataacaaatttaaGAATATTCATGTATAACtccttcaatattttttttattttattgaagagttgtattatttatattaatatattccAACACATAACCTATTTTACTTAAGAGTCAGATTTAGTAAATTACTAGTTGATCAATTTTAACGGTCCCtctgatttaataaaataatttattaaaaatcataaatataaaaaaataaaaataaaattttaaattatcccaattaattttttatctaacCTAATTCAAACAACCATTGAAAAATTCATCGGCTGAAAAAAAAAACCCGAGTCCAGCAAACAACTTGTTGAATGCAGACAGGACCCTAACCGGACCGAAGACAAGCTGAGCCAACAAGTTGAGCTCAAGCTTGGTCTAAAAAAAAGTGTTAGCAGTATAACGTGATCCAAAGGGAATCTGTGGGTGGAAGAACCTACGGCCAGGTGGTCGACTCAACGGCTAAAAGGAGAAAGCGTGTTTTAATAATACCCAATAAACGAATCCCACGTGGAAACCACAACATCTCCAAAAAGGTACTGATAGATAGGCAACTGTACTTCTGACTACGTGGCATGACAGTTAAGACAAAGTTCAATTCAGGTTGTGcggtcaattatttttttaaaggctACCATTTGATTGGTTTAACAGAAATGGTCCCCACTTCTCTTACCTGCCTGCTTAACCTTCCATTCAGAAAACACTTTTAAGTAAAGGGTAAATTCACTAGTTGGGCATCCAACTTTTGGGACACCTAAATGAAATCCTTGcaaattcatcactcaacttttaagccgttttcattttagtcatctaAGCGTTAAATCTTTAACAGCTATTAATTATACATGCCAcattatatttacacttttatttttgtcactaaaatatatattttttaagtatcgATCGAaggtaaaaataatagaaattaaaataatacattaaaattttgttaaattatacTTATTACATAGCCGAAAATTCTATttcttaatattaaaatttttaattttaaaatatcaaaataaattaaataaatttttgaaaaggatTTTATCCCTTGATAATGTCGAccgatttgttactataatattgaaattaattaatttaatctcttctaaattttaaagttaattttattCTATATTTCTAGATTATCCTTGATGAAATCAAATCAATTAGCTCATATTTAATAATAgtctatgaaattaaatttcttttgattatatggTCTCGAATCTTCAATACTAagctaaaaacaaataaaaaattattgcaattaattaaattaattgcttgTTCTTCGTTCAGGTAAAGaagtaatgaatttttttttctagattttgctCTGCAagtaagataaaattaaataattaaattaattgcaaaGATTGTTTCTTTGCTTTTTAGCTTAGCATAGAAGATTcaaaatcatataattaaaagaaattttgtagaaaattattaaatatgaattatttaactttatttttgtttggaaacataaaataattttttaaattttataaaaagattaaattaattaattaagttaatttcaatattatagtaacaaatcgaCTAACACTGTCAAGGGatacattttttaataatttatttaatcggttttgatgtttagaaatttaaattttcaatcttgaaaaaaaaatagaacttttGGCAAGGGGATAAACAAGTATAGTTTAACcaattttaatgtattatttttagTTTCACCCGCTTTTccactttaatccttaatttttttggtcctaataaatactttaaaaaatgatatttttagggTGACTAAAACGAAAATGATCTagaagttgggtgaccaaaatgaaagtataaACATGATATAGTTTCCGATTCAATCAATTCAACCACTTTGTTCGGACTAGCATACCAATCGATTCTCAATCCAAATTATTTGTCATGTTTCAAGAACACTGGTCACACCATCAAATCTTAacgaaatccaaatccaaaaatcaaaatgAATCTAGTTGCCAAATTCAAGTAGCAAAGTGTAAAAACATATATAAGTACTAAAGTAGACCAAACTGTCAAGTttaatgacaaaaaaatatattaaccctatattttatattaaattttgactCAATTAGGTCCAACATATTAACACCTCTATCGAAGCCAGATGAATCGAGAACTTAGAAATATACTAACCCAAACAAAGATTGGATCCATCTTTAAATcaacaattttaattatttaattatttattagattGATAATCTAACTAAAGACGTGAGTTGAATTGCCATACAAAAAGTTATTGAGGGttgaaaattaatcattttataataagTAATATGAGTTTATAAGTTAACATATACTCCACGTGTTACCTTTAGAGTGGAATTATACTATCATAGTGGTAATGACCAATATGAtaggaaaaatgaagaaaacaatTTTTTACCCTTTTTAAGCTTTATTGtttgaactttaaaaaatatatatgcgaTGACGAGGAAGCGGGTGTTTTAATTCCATAAACTTCCCCAATACCCAAAAATCACACACAAAGTTGTGGTCTTCGTGCACTTAACCTTTCCGTCTATAAAAGACCCAAAACCTCTACCCTCTCCGCACCGACCCATCTCTCTTCTCCTTCATCTCCTCCGCCGGAGCTTAATTGCTTC from Gossypium hirsutum isolate 1008001.06 chromosome D12, Gossypium_hirsutum_v2.1, whole genome shotgun sequence includes these protein-coding regions:
- the LOC107947318 gene encoding probable polygalacturonase, translated to MEFSRKSQVFETLISAIFLLELLRPNVAEFRAVGLATSTITFPALNCRKHSAVLTDFGGIGDGKTSNTKAFEAAIMNLSQVAPDGGAQLIVPPGKWLTGSFNLTSHFTLFVHKDAVILGSQDESEWPPVALLPSYGRGRDAPSGRLSSLIFGTNLTDVVITGNNGTIDGQGSYWWKLFRDNKMTVTRPYMIEIMYSKHVQISNLTLVNSPSWNVHPIYSSDIIIQHLTVFAPVDSPNTDGIDPDSCTNTRIEDSFVVSGDDCIAVKSGWDEYGIKFNMPTKQLVIRRFACISPSSATIALGSEMSGGIEDVRVEDVTAINTESGVRIKTGVGRGAYVKDVYVRNMTLNTMKYVFWMTGDYGSHPDAEFDQNAFPVIKGINYRDIVADNVTQSAQLDGIGKHPFTDICISNVNIKLAAKPKGVQWNCSDVQGVANRVSPEPCNLLPRKEIDCPFPKDRLPIEDVQLKTCSISGNF